A single window of Ovis aries strain OAR_USU_Benz2616 breed Rambouillet chromosome 24, ARS-UI_Ramb_v3.0, whole genome shotgun sequence DNA harbors:
- the LOC114110611 gene encoding small ribosomal subunit protein eS25 gives MPPKDDKKKKDAGKSAKKDKDPVNKSGGKAKKKKWSKGKVRDKLNNLVLFDKATYDKLCKEVPNYKLITPAVVSERLKIRGSLARAALQELLSKGLIKLVSKHRAQVIYTRNTKGGDAPAAGEDA, from the coding sequence ATGCCGCCCAAGGACgacaagaagaagaaagatgcCGGAAAGTCGGCCAAGAAAGACAAAGATCCAGTGAACAAATCTGGGGGCAAGGCCAAAAAGAAGAAGTGGTCCAAAGGCAAAGTTCGGGACAAGCTCAATAACCTAGTCTTGTTTGACAAAGCAACATATGACAAACTCTGTAAAGAAGTTCCCAACTATAAGCTTATAACTCCAGCTGTGGTCTCTGAGAGACTGAAGATTCGTGGTTCCCTGGCCAGAGCAGCCCTTCAGGAACTCCTTAGTAAAGGACTTATTAAACTGGTTTCAAAGCACAGAGCTCAAGTGATTTACACCAGAAACACCAAGGGTGGAGATGCCCCAGCTGCTGGTGAAGATGCATGA